One genomic window of Nakamurella panacisegetis includes the following:
- a CDS encoding CsbD family protein has protein sequence MKHAGEEAVGKVKETTGKVTGNEDLEARGQAEQAKADTKQAGDKIADAARDVVGK, from the coding sequence ATGAAGCACGCCGGCGAAGAAGCGGTCGGCAAGGTCAAGGAAACCACCGGCAAGGTGACGGGCAACGAAGACCTCGAGGCGCGTGGGCAGGCCGAGCAGGCCAAGGCCGACACGAAGCAGGCCGGCGACAAGATCGCCGATGCCGCCCGGGATGTCGTCGGAAAGTAG
- the fabI gene encoding enoyl-ACP reductase FabI, translating to MTGILTGKNLLISGVITEASMAFHTARLAQEQGAKVVLTGYGRLSLVERIAKRLPEEAPVVELDVTDQAHLDSLATRVSEFVPTIDGVLHSIGFAPAGALGGDFLATAWNDVATTVHTSAYSLKALAVAALPLMSSGGSIVGLDFDARQAWPAYNWMGVAKAALESVSRYLARDLGPRGIRVNLVSAGPIRTMAAKSIPGFSGLEDAWTGRAPLGWDTSDPTPVAQAACALLSDWFPATTGSMIMVDGGFHALGFAEGESAAR from the coding sequence ATGACCGGAATCCTGACCGGGAAGAACCTGCTCATCAGCGGGGTCATCACCGAGGCGTCCATGGCCTTCCACACGGCCCGGCTGGCCCAGGAGCAGGGGGCGAAGGTGGTTCTGACCGGTTACGGCCGGCTGTCGCTGGTGGAACGCATTGCCAAGCGGCTGCCGGAGGAGGCGCCGGTGGTGGAACTGGACGTGACCGACCAGGCGCACCTGGACTCGTTGGCCACCCGGGTCTCGGAGTTCGTGCCGACCATCGACGGCGTGCTGCACTCCATTGGGTTCGCGCCGGCCGGTGCGCTGGGCGGTGACTTCCTGGCCACGGCCTGGAACGACGTGGCGACGACCGTGCACACCTCGGCGTACTCGCTCAAGGCGCTGGCCGTCGCCGCGCTGCCGCTGATGTCCTCCGGCGGCTCGATCGTCGGGCTCGACTTCGACGCCCGGCAGGCGTGGCCGGCCTACAACTGGATGGGCGTGGCCAAGGCGGCCCTGGAGTCCGTCTCCCGGTACCTGGCCCGTGACCTCGGTCCGCGCGGGATCCGGGTGAACCTGGTCTCGGCCGGCCCGATCCGGACCATGGCGGCCAAGTCGATCCCCGGGTTCTCCGGCCTCGAGGACGCCTGGACCGGCCGTGCCCCGCTGGGTTGGGACACCTCCGATCCGACGCCGGTGGCCCAGGCCGCATGCGCCCTGCTGTCGGACTGGTTCCCGGCCACCACCGGCTCGATGATCATGGTCGACGGCGGGTTCCACGCCCTCGGATTCGCCGAGGGCGAGTCGGCCGCCCGCTGA
- the fabG gene encoding 3-oxoacyl-ACP reductase FabG, giving the protein MSSVESSVASADESSFVPRSVLVTGGNRGIGLSIARSLAAAGHRVTVTHRSGEAPAGLAGVICDVTDAAAVDAAFKEVEARQGPVEILVSNAGITDDGLLLRMSEDSFTSVVDANLTGAYRMAKRAASGMLKKRWGRMIFISSVVGLSGGAGQVNYSASKAGLVGLARSVARELGSRNITANVVAPGFVDTDMTRSLPEARRAEILTQVPLRRYASPDEIAGVVTFLASDQAAYVTGAVIPVDGGLGMGH; this is encoded by the coding sequence GTGTCATCGGTTGAATCATCGGTCGCATCCGCCGACGAGAGCTCGTTCGTCCCTCGCTCGGTGCTGGTCACCGGAGGCAACCGGGGGATCGGACTGTCGATCGCCCGCAGCCTGGCCGCGGCCGGACACCGGGTTACCGTGACCCACCGCAGCGGTGAAGCGCCGGCCGGCCTGGCCGGAGTCATCTGCGACGTCACCGACGCCGCCGCGGTCGACGCCGCCTTCAAGGAGGTCGAGGCCCGGCAGGGCCCGGTGGAGATCCTGGTCAGCAACGCCGGTATCACCGACGACGGGTTGCTGCTGCGGATGAGCGAGGACTCGTTCACCTCCGTGGTCGACGCGAACCTGACCGGGGCCTACCGGATGGCCAAGCGCGCCGCATCCGGCATGCTCAAGAAGCGGTGGGGCCGGATGATCTTCATCTCGTCGGTCGTCGGGCTGTCCGGTGGGGCCGGCCAGGTGAACTACTCGGCGTCGAAGGCCGGGCTGGTCGGGCTGGCCCGCTCGGTAGCCCGTGAGCTCGGGTCCCGGAACATCACGGCCAACGTCGTCGCCCCCGGCTTCGTCGACACCGACATGACCAGGAGCCTCCCGGAGGCTCGCCGGGCCGAGATCCTGACGCAGGTGCCGCTCCGCCGCTATGCCTCGCCCGACGAGATCGCGGGCGTGGTCACCTTCCTGGCCTCGGACCAGGCCGCCTACGTGACCGGCGCCGTCATTCCGGTCGACGGCGGCCTCGGCATGGGGCACTGA
- a CDS encoding VWA domain-containing protein, which translates to MSFVHPVWFTAGIAVAALIIGYVLAQRRARRHTMRFANLELLERVAPKRPGRLRHLPTGVILVGLILLTVALAGPTASTKVPRNRATVMLAIDVSLSMESTDVSPNRLDAAKAAATEFVKELTPGVNLGIVSFAGISTVLVSPTTDRAPAIAAIAGLKLDERTATGDAIISCLQTINVFAKTISGADGPAPARIVMMTDGKQTVGRSVDDAAKQAAAAKVPISMIAFGTDHGTITFQGSVIAVPLDTSSMQQIAKVSGGDFHTAATAQELKSVYSQLGEQIGYEVKQADVSRPWLIAGTLLVMLGAAGALVIGGRIP; encoded by the coding sequence GTGAGTTTCGTCCATCCGGTCTGGTTCACCGCCGGCATCGCCGTCGCCGCGTTGATCATCGGTTACGTGCTCGCCCAACGGCGGGCCCGTCGTCACACGATGCGTTTCGCCAACCTGGAACTGCTCGAGCGGGTGGCCCCGAAGCGGCCGGGTCGGCTGCGTCACCTGCCGACCGGCGTCATCCTGGTCGGCCTGATCCTGCTCACGGTGGCGCTGGCCGGCCCGACCGCGAGCACCAAGGTCCCCCGCAACCGCGCCACCGTGATGCTCGCCATCGACGTCTCGCTGTCCATGGAGTCGACGGACGTCTCACCCAACCGGCTCGACGCGGCGAAGGCGGCGGCGACCGAGTTCGTGAAGGAGCTGACCCCCGGGGTCAACCTCGGGATCGTCTCGTTCGCCGGAATCTCGACCGTGCTCGTCTCGCCGACCACCGATCGGGCGCCGGCCATCGCCGCGATCGCCGGCCTCAAGCTGGACGAGCGCACCGCCACCGGTGACGCGATCATCTCCTGCCTGCAGACGATCAACGTGTTCGCCAAGACCATCAGCGGCGCCGACGGGCCGGCCCCGGCCCGGATCGTGATGATGACCGACGGCAAGCAGACGGTCGGACGCAGTGTCGACGACGCCGCGAAGCAGGCGGCCGCGGCCAAGGTTCCGATCTCCATGATCGCCTTCGGCACCGACCACGGGACCATCACCTTCCAGGGTTCGGTGATCGCGGTGCCGCTGGACACCTCGTCGATGCAGCAGATCGCGAAGGTCTCCGGCGGCGACTTCCACACGGCCGCCACTGCCCAGGAATTGAAGTCGGTGTACTCGCAACTGGGCGAGCAGATCGGTTACGAGGTGAAGCAGGCGGACGTGTCCCGCCCCTGGTTGATCGCCGGCACCCTGCTGGTGATGCTCGGCGCGGCCGGTGCCCTGGTGATCGGCGGCCGCATTCCCTGA
- a CDS encoding DUF58 domain-containing protein, giving the protein MPEAGRGTRRAAPPSTADPARLDAALTSLELTVRRRLDGLLQGNHLGLVPGPGTEPGDARPYYAGDDVRRMDWSVTARTTEAHIRQTVADRELETWLVADLSASLDFGTADCEKRDLVVAAAAAVGHLTGGGGNRLGAVVASGSGTIRYPARGGKASLQHLLRALATTPRSEVGRRGDLAAAIEQLRRPPRRRGLAVVVSDFLGDIDWERSLRALSGRHDLLAIEILDPRDLELPAVGLVTLLDPETGRTKEVHTTARLRADFAEASAEHRRNVATALRRSGAAQLTLRTDGDWIADVLRFVLSRKRGWAGGPSTAAGSAITPATASGAPR; this is encoded by the coding sequence ATGCCGGAGGCGGGCCGGGGAACCCGCCGCGCCGCGCCGCCGTCGACGGCCGACCCGGCGCGCCTGGATGCCGCCCTGACCTCGCTGGAGCTCACCGTCCGCCGGCGGTTGGACGGTCTGCTGCAGGGCAACCATCTCGGGCTGGTCCCGGGCCCGGGCACCGAGCCCGGTGACGCCCGGCCGTACTACGCGGGTGACGACGTCCGCCGGATGGACTGGTCGGTGACGGCGCGCACCACCGAGGCGCACATCCGGCAGACGGTGGCCGACCGGGAGCTCGAGACCTGGCTGGTCGCCGATCTGTCCGCGTCTCTGGACTTCGGGACGGCCGACTGCGAGAAGCGGGACCTCGTGGTCGCCGCGGCGGCCGCGGTCGGACATCTGACCGGGGGTGGCGGCAACCGGCTCGGCGCCGTTGTCGCCTCCGGCAGCGGCACGATCCGGTACCCGGCGCGAGGCGGTAAGGCCAGCCTGCAGCACCTGTTGCGCGCGCTGGCCACGACACCCCGGTCCGAGGTCGGCCGACGCGGTGACCTGGCCGCGGCGATCGAGCAACTCCGCCGCCCGCCGCGGCGGCGGGGTCTGGCCGTGGTGGTGTCCGACTTCCTCGGTGACATCGACTGGGAGCGTTCGCTGCGGGCGCTGTCCGGCCGGCACGACCTGCTGGCCATCGAGATCCTCGATCCCCGCGACCTGGAACTGCCGGCGGTCGGATTGGTCACCCTGCTCGACCCGGAGACCGGCCGCACCAAGGAAGTGCACACCACGGCGCGGTTGCGGGCGGACTTCGCCGAGGCCTCGGCCGAACATCGGCGCAACGTGGCCACCGCGCTGCGGCGCTCCGGAGCCGCGCAGCTGACGTTGCGGACCGATGGGGACTGGATCGCCGACGTCCTGCGCTTCGTGCTGTCCCGCAAACGCGGTTGGGCCGGCGGCCCGTCCACGGCGGCCGGATCGGCGATCACCCCGGCCACGGCGAGCGGGGCACCCCGGTGA
- a CDS encoding AAA family ATPase yields the protein MTAEATSESEFDPARSDRSRPGVPQSPASFTPPPRPYAQGQPPPGAPPAAAPFVQGPPPVGYQERPAPSRDAQLLERTVFEVKKVIVGQDRLVERMLVGLLAKGHLLIEGVPGVAKTLAVETFARVVGGTFSRIQFTPDLVPSDLLGTRIYRAGREEFDTELGPVVANFVLTDEINRAPAKVQSALLEVMAERHVSIGGKTYPMPDPFLVMATQNPIENEGVYPLPEAQRDRFLFKLMVGYPEPDEEREIVYRMGVTPPVAQQVLPITELSRLQQVAANVFVHHALVDYVVRLVYATRTPAEHGLADVAGWLSYGASPRASLGIISASRALALVRGRDFVVPQDVIDVAPDVLRHRLVLSYDALADGIPVDTILTKLLQAIPLPQVSPYTNTGVA from the coding sequence GTGACGGCCGAGGCAACCAGCGAATCCGAGTTCGACCCGGCACGGTCGGACAGGAGCCGGCCGGGTGTACCCCAGTCACCCGCCTCCTTCACCCCGCCGCCGCGTCCGTACGCGCAGGGCCAGCCCCCGCCGGGAGCTCCGCCGGCCGCCGCCCCGTTCGTCCAGGGCCCGCCGCCGGTCGGATACCAGGAGCGTCCGGCTCCGTCCCGCGACGCACAGTTGTTGGAGCGCACTGTCTTCGAGGTCAAGAAGGTGATCGTCGGGCAGGACCGTCTGGTCGAGCGGATGCTGGTCGGACTGCTGGCCAAGGGACATCTGCTGATCGAAGGTGTGCCCGGCGTGGCCAAGACCCTCGCTGTGGAGACCTTCGCGCGGGTGGTCGGCGGAACCTTCTCCCGGATCCAGTTCACCCCCGACCTGGTGCCGTCCGACCTGCTCGGCACCCGCATCTATCGCGCCGGTCGCGAGGAGTTCGACACCGAACTCGGGCCGGTCGTGGCCAACTTCGTCCTCACCGACGAGATCAACCGGGCTCCGGCCAAGGTTCAGTCGGCGCTGCTCGAGGTGATGGCCGAGCGGCACGTCTCCATCGGTGGGAAGACCTACCCGATGCCCGATCCGTTCCTGGTGATGGCCACCCAGAACCCGATCGAGAACGAGGGCGTCTACCCGCTGCCCGAGGCCCAGCGCGACCGTTTCCTGTTCAAGCTGATGGTCGGGTATCCGGAGCCGGACGAGGAACGCGAGATCGTGTACCGGATGGGGGTCACCCCGCCGGTGGCCCAGCAGGTGCTGCCGATCACCGAATTGTCCCGGCTGCAGCAGGTGGCGGCCAACGTGTTCGTCCACCATGCGCTGGTCGACTACGTGGTGCGCCTGGTCTACGCGACCCGGACGCCGGCCGAGCACGGTCTGGCCGACGTGGCCGGCTGGCTCTCCTACGGTGCGTCACCGCGTGCCTCGCTGGGCATCATCTCGGCGTCGCGGGCGCTCGCCCTGGTGCGAGGGCGCGATTTCGTGGTGCCCCAGGACGTCATCGACGTGGCGCCGGATGTGCTGCGGCACCGGCTGGTGCTCTCCTACGACGCCCTGGCCGACGGGATCCCGGTGGACACCATCCTGACCAAGTTGCTCCAGGCCATTCCGTTGCCCCAGGTGAGCCCGTACACCAACACCGGGGTCGCCTGA
- the mobA gene encoding molybdenum cofactor guanylyltransferase — protein MPPVPAPDRPRFAVILAGGSGRRLGDVDKPGLLVAGSTLLDTAIRAVAPALTVVVGPPRELPPGVRQTRESPAGGGPAAGLVAGLAALADALPAPDDLVAVLAADLPGISAEAIDELTGAMRTADRTGVVLADPDGRQQYLAGIWRWSALRAAAGSRESWHNGRLSDLLGPLIAGVVNANRTTTADIDTPDDLRRWGGSGRTHTCGHD, from the coding sequence GTGCCACCCGTCCCGGCACCTGATCGTCCCCGTTTCGCGGTCATCTTGGCCGGCGGCTCCGGCCGCCGGCTCGGTGATGTCGACAAGCCCGGGCTCCTGGTCGCCGGATCCACCCTCCTGGACACCGCGATCCGGGCGGTGGCGCCGGCGCTGACCGTTGTCGTCGGCCCACCGCGTGAACTCCCGCCCGGTGTCCGTCAGACCCGCGAGTCGCCGGCCGGCGGTGGACCGGCCGCCGGACTGGTCGCCGGACTGGCTGCCCTGGCCGACGCCCTTCCCGCACCGGACGACCTGGTCGCCGTCCTGGCCGCTGATCTTCCGGGCATTTCCGCTGAAGCGATCGACGAACTCACCGGGGCGATGCGGACCGCCGACCGGACGGGGGTCGTCCTGGCCGATCCGGACGGCCGTCAGCAGTACCTGGCCGGCATCTGGCGGTGGTCGGCCCTGCGGGCGGCGGCCGGCTCCCGTGAGAGTTGGCACAACGGCCGGCTGTCCGACCTGCTCGGCCCGTTGATCGCCGGCGTGGTGAACGCCAACCGCACCACCACGGCCGACATCGACACCCCGGACGATCTGCGACGGTGGGGCGGATCGGGTCGAACCCACACATGTGGTCATGATTGA